One genomic window of Streptomyces sp. WP-1 includes the following:
- a CDS encoding TIGR03619 family F420-dependent LLM class oxidoreductase, which yields MTTRLGLGLPQMRQFSIGKDVPAVARAAEGIGYDSLWVFERALFPEPATQGLYGIDGLPWPDEYRSVAEPLVALTLAAAATERVELGTSVLVAPLHLPFQLARALATLDAASGGRVLAGLGTGWSLDEYAAAGVRPFEERGAVLDEIIDVCRAVWGPDPVAHDGPLTTIAPAVVGPKPARPIPILLAAGNRRSWRRLVDKADGWLPVAMGGTRVADQWRQLRELAEERGRTEPIRSVLRVNAELRRETYEGGDRRPFQGSVDQIVRDLAEYAEIGLEEILLDLQSTARDAAELTDVAAEVFEKARAAGV from the coding sequence ATGACGACCCGGCTCGGTCTCGGTCTCCCCCAGATGCGGCAGTTCTCGATCGGCAAGGACGTCCCGGCGGTGGCCCGCGCCGCCGAGGGCATCGGCTACGACAGCCTGTGGGTCTTCGAACGGGCCCTGTTCCCGGAGCCCGCCACCCAGGGGCTGTACGGCATCGACGGCCTGCCCTGGCCCGACGAGTACCGCTCGGTGGCGGAGCCGCTGGTCGCCCTCACCCTGGCCGCCGCGGCCACCGAGCGCGTGGAACTGGGCACCAGTGTGCTGGTGGCGCCGCTGCATCTGCCGTTCCAGCTGGCCAGGGCGCTGGCCACGCTCGACGCGGCGAGCGGCGGCCGGGTACTGGCGGGCCTCGGCACCGGCTGGTCCCTGGACGAGTACGCGGCCGCGGGCGTACGGCCCTTCGAGGAGCGCGGCGCGGTGCTGGACGAGATCATCGACGTGTGCCGCGCGGTGTGGGGCCCGGACCCGGTCGCCCACGACGGCCCCCTGACGACCATCGCCCCGGCCGTCGTCGGGCCCAAGCCCGCGCGCCCGATCCCGATCCTGCTGGCCGCGGGCAACCGGCGGTCCTGGCGGCGCCTGGTCGACAAGGCCGACGGCTGGCTGCCGGTGGCCATGGGCGGCACACGGGTCGCCGACCAGTGGCGGCAGCTGCGCGAACTGGCCGAGGAGCGCGGCCGTACGGAGCCGATCCGCTCGGTGCTGCGGGTGAACGCCGAGCTGCGGCGCGAGACGTACGAGGGCGGCGACCGCCGTCCGTTCCAGGGCAGCGTCGACCAGATCGTGCGGGACCTGGCGGAGTACGCGGAGATCGGCCTGGAGGAGATCCTCCTCGACCTCCAGAGCACCGCGCGGGACGCGGCGGAGCTGACGGACGTCGCCGCCGAGGTGTTCGAGAAGGCGCGGGCCGCCGGGGTCTGA
- a CDS encoding DUF5995 family protein, with the protein MSQSSPVIGPAGTTGPVEAVVSRMRALAAVLPERDGVAVFNRVYLTVTEDIDRRLGAGEFPDPRAAAALDVRFAERYLTAIDAAEADLRPPACWRPLFQLRRHPHVRPLQFALAGVNAHIGHDLALAVVDACRTVGCEPADLADEFDHVGEILTALEERVREDLMPGPDLLQLADPLTHLLAAWSLERARDAAWTAARALWALRHSPDIAGEFAERLDAAVGFAGRMLLTPLAC; encoded by the coding sequence ATGTCGCAGTCGTCCCCCGTCATCGGCCCCGCCGGCACCACCGGCCCCGTCGAGGCCGTGGTCTCCCGGATGCGGGCGCTGGCCGCCGTCCTGCCCGAGCGGGACGGCGTCGCCGTCTTCAACCGGGTCTACCTCACCGTCACCGAGGACATCGACCGGCGTCTGGGCGCCGGGGAGTTCCCCGATCCCCGGGCGGCCGCGGCGCTGGACGTGCGCTTCGCCGAGCGCTACCTCACCGCGATCGACGCCGCCGAGGCGGACCTGAGGCCGCCCGCCTGCTGGCGCCCGCTGTTCCAGCTGCGCCGCCACCCCCATGTCCGGCCGCTCCAGTTCGCGCTCGCGGGCGTCAACGCGCACATCGGGCACGACCTGGCCCTCGCCGTGGTGGACGCCTGCCGCACCGTCGGCTGCGAACCCGCCGATCTGGCCGACGAGTTCGACCATGTCGGCGAGATCCTCACGGCCCTGGAGGAACGGGTCCGCGAAGACCTGATGCCGGGTCCCGATCTCCTCCAGCTCGCCGACCCGCTCACCCATCTCCTGGCCGCCTGGAGCCTGGAGCGCGCCCGGGACGCGGCCTGGACGGCGGCGCGGGCCCTGTGGGCGCTGCGGCACAGCCCGGACATCGCCGGGGAGTTCGCCGAACGGCTGGACGCGGCGGTGGGGTTCGCGGGCAGGATGCTGCTGACGCCGCTCGCGTGCTGA
- a CDS encoding uracil-xanthine permease family protein — translation MDLGVRWKLHGDGKTPAPGAVVRPDERLSWPRTVGLGAQHVVAMFGASFVAPVLMGLDPNLAIMMSGVATVIFLLATRGRVPSYLGCSLSFVGVAAVIRAQGGTSATVTGATLAVGVVLFLVGLAVQKFGARIIHAAMPPIVTGAVVMLIGFNLAPVTASTYWPQDQWTALLVMLFTGLAVVCLRGFWSRIAIFLGLIFGYGISWVFDRVFGRIHSVGGDGRLTDHWRLDLSGVSKADWIGLPHFHGPSFQWSAILVALPVVIALVAENAGHVKAVGEMTGDPLDDKLGTAISADGVASVLSTAVGGPPNTTYSENIGVMAATRVYSTAAYWAAACFALLFGLCPKFGAIVAAIPGGVLGGITVILYGMIGLLGAQIWLNAKVDLRNPLNLVPAAAGIIIGVGNVSMKFTSNFSLSGIALGTLVVITGYHALRAFAPAHLKQQAPLLDEGTSSYDPESGKPPAAES, via the coding sequence ATGGACCTCGGCGTGCGCTGGAAACTGCACGGTGACGGCAAGACGCCCGCGCCCGGAGCGGTGGTACGGCCCGACGAACGGCTGTCCTGGCCCCGGACGGTGGGCCTCGGCGCCCAGCACGTGGTCGCGATGTTCGGCGCCTCCTTCGTGGCGCCGGTGCTGATGGGCCTGGACCCCAACCTGGCGATCATGATGTCCGGCGTCGCCACGGTCATCTTCCTGCTCGCCACCCGCGGCCGGGTGCCCAGCTACCTCGGCTGCTCGCTGTCGTTCGTGGGCGTGGCCGCCGTCATCCGCGCGCAGGGCGGCACGAGCGCCACGGTGACCGGCGCGACCCTCGCCGTCGGCGTGGTGCTGTTCCTGGTGGGTCTCGCGGTGCAGAAGTTCGGGGCGCGGATCATCCACGCGGCCATGCCGCCCATCGTGACCGGCGCGGTCGTGATGCTGATCGGCTTCAACCTGGCCCCGGTGACCGCCTCCACCTACTGGCCGCAGGACCAGTGGACGGCGCTGCTGGTGATGCTGTTCACCGGGCTCGCGGTGGTCTGCCTGCGCGGCTTCTGGTCCCGGATCGCGATCTTCCTCGGGCTGATCTTCGGCTACGGCATCTCCTGGGTCTTCGACCGGGTCTTCGGCAGGATCCACTCCGTGGGCGGCGACGGCAGGCTGACCGACCACTGGCGGCTGGACCTCTCGGGCGTGTCCAAGGCCGACTGGATCGGTCTGCCGCACTTCCACGGCCCGTCCTTCCAGTGGTCGGCGATCCTGGTCGCGCTCCCGGTCGTCATCGCGCTGGTCGCGGAGAACGCGGGCCACGTCAAGGCGGTCGGCGAGATGACCGGCGACCCGCTGGACGACAAGCTGGGTACGGCGATCTCGGCCGACGGCGTCGCCTCCGTGCTGTCCACCGCGGTGGGCGGACCGCCGAACACCACGTACTCCGAGAACATCGGCGTGATGGCCGCGACCCGCGTCTACTCCACCGCCGCGTACTGGGCGGCCGCCTGCTTCGCCCTGCTGTTCGGCCTGTGCCCGAAGTTCGGCGCGATCGTGGCCGCCATCCCGGGCGGTGTGCTCGGCGGCATCACGGTCATCCTGTACGGCATGATCGGCCTGCTCGGCGCGCAGATCTGGCTCAACGCCAAGGTGGACCTGCGCAACCCGCTGAACCTGGTGCCGGCCGCCGCGGGCATCATCATCGGCGTGGGCAACGTCAGCATGAAGTTCACCAGCAACTTCTCGCTCAGCGGTATCGCGCTGGGCACCCTGGTCGTCATCACCGGCTACCACGCGCTGCGCGCCTTCGCCCCGGCCCACCTCAAGCAGCAGGCGCCGCTGCTGGACGAGGGCACCTCCAGCTACGACCCGGAGTCCGGGAAGCCCCCGGCCGCGGAGTCGTAA
- a CDS encoding thioesterase family protein, with product MTVEAPSVPAVSYGRLIPVTVHFDDLDALGLLHNARYPLLVERAWTELWHEHGIRFDGDWVAAGDACNAVRELRIGYEAPVTSPGRYAVHLWLERLGNTGLTYGFRFCSADGAATYARGERVLVRLDATTLRPAPWSDGFRAVARELLRPAG from the coding sequence GTGACCGTCGAAGCCCCCTCCGTCCCCGCCGTCTCGTACGGCCGGCTGATCCCCGTCACCGTCCACTTCGACGACCTCGACGCGCTCGGCCTGCTGCACAACGCCCGCTATCCGCTGCTGGTCGAGCGCGCCTGGACCGAGCTGTGGCACGAGCACGGCATCCGCTTCGACGGTGACTGGGTGGCGGCCGGGGACGCCTGCAACGCGGTGCGCGAACTGCGCATCGGCTACGAGGCCCCGGTCACCAGCCCCGGCCGCTACGCCGTGCACCTGTGGCTGGAACGGCTCGGCAACACCGGCCTGACCTACGGCTTCCGCTTCTGCTCGGCGGACGGCGCCGCGACCTACGCCCGGGGCGAGCGGGTGCTGGTCCGGCTCGACGCGACCACCCTGCGCCCGGCGCCGTGGAGCGACGGCTTCAGGGCCGTGGCCCGGGAACTGCTGCGGCCCGCGGGCTGA